The following coding sequences lie in one Chryseobacterium culicis genomic window:
- a CDS encoding phosphopantetheine-binding protein, which translates to MKTSVFLEKLQEELEEDETLTTETNLKSLESYDSISLLSVIAFVDENFSKKIDTKHFKDIETVSDLMNVIGKENFED; encoded by the coding sequence ATGAAAACATCCGTTTTTTTAGAAAAACTACAGGAGGAATTGGAAGAAGATGAAACATTAACCACTGAAACAAATTTAAAATCTTTGGAAAGCTACGATTCTATCAGCTTGCTTTCTGTTATTGCATTTGTAGACGAAAACTTCAGCAAAAAAATTGATACTAAACATTTTAAAGATATTGAAACCGTTTCAGACCTGATGAATGTTATAGGAAAAGAAAATTTTGAAGATTAA
- a CDS encoding SDR family NAD(P)-dependent oxidoreductase: MDAFSLKNKIILITGASSGIGRSCSVECSKSGADLILVGRNHEELMKTVSMLNPETKVETITEDITQSENLEAIIADKISVLGKIAGFIHCAGIEKTLPLKKHNPQLYQDIFAVNVIAGLEIAKILSLKKYKDETSSFVFISSVAGMIGEAGKAAYSASKGAVISGARSLAMELSRSNIRVNSISPAMVNTPILEKMFENIGEEASSEIIKKHPLGIGEPKDVANACIFLLSDASRWVTGTNLVIDGGYSAQ, encoded by the coding sequence ATGGATGCTTTCTCATTAAAAAATAAAATTATTCTCATTACAGGCGCTTCTTCCGGGATCGGGAGAAGCTGTTCTGTAGAATGCAGTAAAAGTGGTGCTGATCTTATTCTCGTGGGAAGAAACCATGAGGAACTGATGAAAACAGTATCTATGCTGAATCCTGAAACAAAAGTTGAAACCATCACTGAAGATATTACCCAATCTGAAAACCTTGAAGCCATCATTGCGGATAAAATTTCAGTATTAGGTAAAATAGCAGGATTTATACATTGTGCCGGTATTGAGAAAACATTACCACTAAAGAAACATAACCCTCAGCTTTATCAGGATATATTTGCTGTCAATGTCATTGCAGGACTTGAAATTGCTAAAATTTTATCTTTAAAAAAATATAAGGATGAGACCTCAAGTTTTGTATTTATTTCTTCCGTTGCAGGAATGATAGGAGAGGCGGGGAAGGCTGCTTATTCTGCCAGCAAAGGGGCTGTGATTTCCGGAGCGCGTTCTTTGGCTATGGAACTATCAAGAAGTAATATTCGGGTTAACAGCATAAGTCCGGCGATGGTCAATACTCCAATTTTAGAGAAAATGTTTGAAAATATCGGAGAAGAAGCTTCATCAGAAATTATAAAAAAGCATCCGCTGGGAATAGGTGAGCCTAAAGATGTAGCGAATGCCTGTATTTTTTTACTGTCTGATGCCTCAAGATGGGTCACAGGAACTAACCTT